Genomic segment of Synechococcus sp. A18-25c:
CCACCATTTCGGTGCGGGCTGCGAGAGCGGTACCAAATCGAGATGAACTCTGAATACCCTGTGTGTAGCGAGGCAGTCAGACTGTGGGGGATAAGCTCCATGGTCGAGAGGGAAACAGCCCAGACCGCCAGCTAAGGTCCCCAAATCAACACTAAGTGATAAAGGAGGTGGGATTGCCCAGACAACCAGGAGGTTTGCCTAGAAGCAGCCATCCTCAAAGGAGTGCGTAATAGCTCACTGGTCGAGCGATCCTGCGCCGAAAATGAACGGGGCTAAGTGTTGTACCGAAGCTGCGGATTTATGGTAGGGGAGCGTTCTATGTGGGGCGAAGCGTTAGCGTGAGCGGGCGTGGACTGCATAGAAGTGAGAATGTCGGCTTGAGTAGCGAAAACATGGGTGAGAATCCCATGCACCGAAACCCTAAGGGTTCCTCCGGCAGGCTCGTCCGCGGAGGGTTAGTCTGGACCTAAGGCGAGGCCGAAAGGCGTAGTCGATGGATAACAGGTCAACATTCCTGTACCGGTTATGTTTTGGGAAGAGGGACGGAGAAGGCTAGCCAAGCCAGATGTTGGTTACTGGTTCAAGCGTTCAAGGCGTTGAGGAGCGGCGAAAACGTTCCGAGCTGAGGCGTGAGTACGAGCTGCTACGGCAGCGAAGTTGGTGATGTCAAGCTTCCAAGAAAAGCTCTATACCCGTTAAGGCATAACTGCCAGTACCCGAAACCGACACAGGTGGGGTGGTAGAGAATACCGAGGTGCGCGAGGTAACTCTCTCTAAGGAACTCGGCAAAATGGCCCCGTAACTTCGGGAGAAGGGGTGCCACCGCAAGGTGGTCGCAGTGAAGAGGCCCTGGCGACTGTTTACCAAAAACACAGGTCTCCGCTAAGTCGCAAGACGATGTATGGGGGCTGACGCCTGCCCAGTGCCGGAAGGTTAAGGAAGCCGGTCAGCGTAAGCGAAGCTGGCGACTGAAGCCCCGGTGAACGGCGGCCGTAACTATAACGGTCCTAAGGTAGCGAAATTCCTTGTCGGGTAAGTTCCGACCCGCACGAAAGGCGTAACGATCAGGGCGCTGTCTCGGAGAGAGGCTCGGCGAAATAGAATTGTCTGTGAAGATGCGGACTACATACACCCGGACAGAAAGACCCTATGAAGCTTTACTGTAGCTTGGTATTGTGCCCGGGCTCTGAATGCGCAGGATAGGTGGGAGACGTTGATCTCGTGCTTGTGGGTACGAGGGAGTCAATGGTGAGATACCACTCTTTCAGAGCTAGGGTTCTAACGTTCACCCGTTATCCGGGGAGCGGACAGTATCAGGTGGGCAGTTTGACTGGGGCGGTCGCCTCCTAAAAGGTAACGGAGGCGCGCAAAGGTTTCCTCAGGCTGGTTGGAAATCAGCCGACGAGTGCAAAAGCAGAAGGAAGCTTGACTGTGAGACCTACAAGTCGAACAGGGACGAAAGTCGGCTTTAGTGATCCGACGGTTCTGAGTGGAAGGGCCGTCGCTCAACGGATAAAAGTTACTCTAGGGATAACAGGCTGATCTCCCCCAAGAGTTCACATCGACGGGGAGGTTTGGCACCTCGATGTCGGCTCATCGCAACCTGGGGCTGAAGTCGGTCCCAAGGGTTGGGCTGTTCGCCCATTAAAGCGGTACGCGAGCTGGGTTCAGAACGTCGTGAGACAGTTCGGTCCATATCCGGTGTATGCGTAGGAATATTGAGAGGATTTCTCCCTAGTACGAGAGGACCGGGAGGAACGCACCTCTGGTGTACCAGTTATCGTGCCAACGGTAAACGCTGGGTAGCCATGTGCGGAGTGGATAACCGCTGAAAGCATCTAAGTGGGAAGCCCACCTCAAGATGAGTATTCCCATGGGGTAACCCAGTAAGGTCACGGGAAGAACACCCGTTGATAGGCTCTACGTGGAAGTCCAGCAATGGATGCAGCGGAGGAGTACTAATAGACCGAGGGCTTGACCATTCATTTGGCTCTTGTCTGAGGCAAGTTTTATTCAATCGAGACCATCATCTGAAGCGAAAGTGGAGGGTGATGACCTATGCAGTTCTCAGGGTTCAACCTTGGGAATGTTTTCTATCCTGGTGTCCATGGCGCTGTGGTCCCACTCCGATCCATCTCGAACTCGGTTGTGAAACGCAGCAGCGGCGACGATATTTGGGGGGTAGCCCCCTGAGAAAATAGCTCGATGCCAGGTAAAACATTCTGATCACGGACGTGATCCAAAGAAAGCCATCCCGCTGTGGGGTGGCTTTTTTTGTGCCTCAACGCGCTAGTTTGAGTTGAGGTTTCTAGGTTTGAGCGAATTCATGCCTAAAAAAAGGCTACTGATTCGTCGATTCGTTCGATCTCTTTGGAAGGCTTATCTCCGGTGGGCTGATGCTGACTGTGTGGATCTCAGTGCGGCGTTTGCGTATTACACCTTGCAGTCGATTTTTCCGATCCTTCTGATTACGTTATCTGTGGCATCTTGGCTGCTTGGTCGCCAGCAGAATTTGGATGATCAAATTATTAGTTATGCCAGTGGTTTGTTGCCTCCTACGGCCGTCTCTATCGTGAAACAAACTACGGAGAAGTTGGTGCAGCAAGGCTTCGGAGCTGGATTGCTTGGCGCCGGTGTGCTGCTTGTGACAGCTGGTAATGCTTATCTCACGTTGCAACGCGGGGCTGATCGTTTGTGGAGTGATGTGCTGCAACCTCTTCCCAATGCGTTGCCACTCGGTGCACAGGCTTATCAATTCGTACGCGTCAGAATCGAAGCTTTTTTTGTCGTCATCCTGGTTGGAGTGCTTGTTGTTATTGATCAGATCAGCGCCAATCTGCGGATGTTGCCTGCAGCACTGATGACTGAGCTAGGGCAATCTTTGCCTTGGCTCGGAGATCTGCTTTCGGACATTCCTGTGCTCCAGTTTGGTCGCCTATTGATTCCTTTTGTGGGTTTTTCGGCGATGGCATTGCTTTTGCAATTTCTTTTGCCAAGTCGACGTGTGCCCTTCTCTCCACTGATTCCTGGTTCGTTGTTGATTGGCTTTCTTTTGACAATGTTGAATCTGGCTGTCAGCCGAAGCATTTTGTCGCTGGGTGCTCGATTTCAAGCGTATGGAGTGATTGGAGGTGTACTGGTTTTGACCTTGTGGGTCTGGATGGTTGGCGTTGTGATTTATTTCGGACAGTGTTGGAGTGTTGAGTTGGCCAACATGCGAAAGAATAAGGACGGTGATCCGCTCCTCAAGCTCAGCCAAAACTGACGTCAATCGATGATCATGTCACCAAGCCTTTGAAGGAGTGAATTGGCATGGGTCGCGTGTCTCCGCTGATTTGGCTGCTCGCTTTGCTGTTGTTGTTGCCCACAGCCGCTGGTCGCGCGCTGATCGATGTGTTGGGCGGGCTCGCGCTGGTTGTGCTGGCTCTGCCTCTCCTTCTCGGAGGCTTGGGATGGATTGGCTGGAAGTTGATCCAAAGCAGGATGCAGGTTTGCCCTGCCTGCGGCGCGGCAACCTTGCAGCGTTCACCAACTTGCCCCGTCTGTGGCAGCGCCATGCCGATTCCCAACCGTTCAAGTGACGGTGCTGCCAGCGTTGATGCTGTCTCAACACCCGCCAGCTCCGCCACGATCGACATCACAGCTGAAGACGTGGAGTCTTGATGTCGCTCTGTTCAGTTCGCTGTTTCGGCTGCGTCGAGTTCTTGCAGCCGACGTTCACGCAGGTGCAAGAACAAGGGTCCGCCGCAAGCAAATGACACCGTCACACACAAGATCAATGTCATCCACCATCCACGCACTTGAAGACGTCGCCCTTCGACGCCGATCCAAATCGTGAACGCTGATGCTGCAATCAGGAGATCTCGACTCAGGGATCGTGAAGCGGCCGTCAGATTGGCGTCATGGATGAAGCTTGGTAAGTCAAATCCTGGGCTTGCGGCCGCTTGCATGAACTCCAGATTCGCTTGCCAAGGCAAGATCGCTCCCAGCAAAGCAAGAGCGAGATAGCTCCAGGTCAAAGCGCTACGCATCCTGTTGTTGCTCAAGAGGTTGGGTTTCCAACGTATCCGGATTGAGTTCCAAAACGCTTTGCTCCACATCGCTCAACAGGGCTTGGCAGCGTTGCAGATAGATCTCTGCACGCTGATGGCTGCTCTGAAGATCCGACAAGGGTAAGGAGTCGTCTTGAAGTTTCACCAGCAGGAGGTCGAGAGCCTGAAAGGCTTCCTCATAGGTCAGCGCTTGAGCTTCCTTGGTCCATGTGGCGGCCAAGTCGTTGTTGGTGGATTTGGATTTCTTGGGCATCAAACACAACCGTCAGGATGTGGGTAGTTAGAGGTTGCCTCGGTCATAAACGGTGAAGCATTCGCCTTGAGCTTGAAGTCTTAACCGTCGTGACATTGACCTCGAGGAGGCCATCGTGCACCTGAACAATGAGATCGTCCCCTGGGCGCGCATGGCTTGTGGATTGGAGCAACGATCCGTCAGCACGCATTACCTTGGCAAACCCACGGCTCAACCAGCGATCCGGATTTAAGGCGTTTAGCAGTTGCTCTCGCTGTGTCAGCTGTGCGCGCCGCTGGCTCAACAGCGCTTTTGGCTGAAGACTGCTGAGGGTCTGGCTGCGTTGATGGAGTCGCTCCTGTTCGCTTAGTAGACGCCAGCTCTGCTGCTGTCGCAGCCGTAGACGCTGCTGCTGCAAGGTCTGCAGCACCGTGGTTCGGCTGGGGAGAAGACTCACCATCGCGGCGGTTGGCGTGGCCGCACGGTGATCAGCGACGAGGTCGGCCACCGTCAGGTCATCTTCGTGTCCAAGACCGGTCACAACAGGGCATGGACAGTGAGCCAAAGCCCGACACACCTGCTCATCGTCAAACACCATCAGATCCTCTCTGCTGCCTCCACCCCGTGCCAGCACAAGAGCATCCAGCTTCAGCGCTTTGTGGGCCGCTGTGAGTTGATCGATGGCATGGCAGATCGTGTCGGCCACGGCGCCTTGCACTGGAATGGGCACCACCAACAGCTCCGTGAGCGGCCAACGGTCTCTGGCCGTGCGCAACATGTCGGCAAGGGCTGAGCTCGGAACGCTTGTGAGCACGGCGATCCGTTTCGGCTGAGCTGGTAAAAGACGGCTTCGGCTTGGGTCGATCAAGCCTTCCTGCGTCAGCAGTGCTTTGACAGTTTCAAATCGACGTTCAACGGTGCTCAGGCTTGGCCGAATGTCGACGGCTTGGACGGCAAGAGAGGCTCGGGCTGCCCAGAAATTGATTTTGCCGACCACCGTGATTCCCTCACCGTC
This window contains:
- a CDS encoding YihY/virulence factor BrkB family protein encodes the protein MPKKRLLIRRFVRSLWKAYLRWADADCVDLSAAFAYYTLQSIFPILLITLSVASWLLGRQQNLDDQIISYASGLLPPTAVSIVKQTTEKLVQQGFGAGLLGAGVLLVTAGNAYLTLQRGADRLWSDVLQPLPNALPLGAQAYQFVRVRIEAFFVVILVGVLVVIDQISANLRMLPAALMTELGQSLPWLGDLLSDIPVLQFGRLLIPFVGFSAMALLLQFLLPSRRVPFSPLIPGSLLIGFLLTMLNLAVSRSILSLGARFQAYGVIGGVLVLTLWVWMVGVVIYFGQCWSVELANMRKNKDGDPLLKLSQN
- a CDS encoding DUF2834 domain-containing protein; the protein is MRSALTWSYLALALLGAILPWQANLEFMQAAASPGFDLPSFIHDANLTAASRSLSRDLLIAASAFTIWIGVEGRRLQVRGWWMTLILCVTVSFACGGPLFLHLRERRLQELDAAETAN
- the xseB gene encoding exodeoxyribonuclease VII small subunit, which translates into the protein MPKKSKSTNNDLAATWTKEAQALTYEEAFQALDLLLVKLQDDSLPLSDLQSSHQRAEIYLQRCQALLSDVEQSVLELNPDTLETQPLEQQQDA
- the xseA gene encoding exodeoxyribonuclease VII large subunit, with protein sequence MIADTIPSYSVQELNQAIGALLERGFAPRFLVQGTASRPQVKKGHLWLNLTDGDATITVVCWSSRLKQLDFVPTDGEGITVVGKINFWAARASLAVQAVDIRPSLSTVERRFETVKALLTQEGLIDPSRSRLLPAQPKRIAVLTSVPSSALADMLRTARDRWPLTELLVVPIPVQGAVADTICHAIDQLTAAHKALKLDALVLARGGGSREDLMVFDDEQVCRALAHCPCPVVTGLGHEDDLTVADLVADHRAATPTAAMVSLLPSRTTVLQTLQQQRLRLRQQQSWRLLSEQERLHQRSQTLSSLQPKALLSQRRAQLTQREQLLNALNPDRWLSRGFAKVMRADGSLLQSTSHARPGDDLIVQVHDGLLEVNVTTVKTSSSRRMLHRL